From the genome of Prosthecobacter dejongeii, one region includes:
- a CDS encoding helix-turn-helix domain-containing protein, with protein MEAPRNIVGPQVMRIRSTKGMSQNDLAVACQLAGWDVSRGVIARIEGGVRWIADFELIELAKALKVPIPELYPLGTEQYFNKKSEGH; from the coding sequence ATGGAAGCCCCTCGCAATATTGTCGGCCCGCAGGTGATGCGGATTCGCTCCACCAAAGGAATGTCTCAAAATGATCTGGCCGTAGCATGCCAGCTCGCAGGCTGGGACGTGTCCAGAGGCGTTATCGCTCGCATTGAAGGAGGCGTCCGATGGATTGCCGACTTCGAGTTGATTGAGCTGGCAAAGGCGCTGAAAGTTCCAATTCCAGAGCTTTATCCGCTAGGAACTGAACAGTATTTCAACAAGAAGAGCGAAGGTCACTGA